A region of Nostoc sp. 'Peltigera membranacea cyanobiont' N6 DNA encodes the following proteins:
- a CDS encoding aspartate ammonia-lyase translates to MTEHTDSQYRIERDSMGDRQIASSVYYGIQTLRAIENFPISGIKPLHTYVDAGLIIKKATAIVNGELNCIPQDISQAIVQATDEILAGKFRDQFVVDVYQAGAGTSHHMNVNEVLANRALEILGEEKGNYKRVSPNDHVNYGQSTNDVIPTAIRIGGLLALSKTLHPAIDSAIASLENKAVEFQDIVKSGRTHLQDAVPVRLGENFRAWAHILAEHQNRIYTASGDLMVLGLGGSAAGTGLNTHPLYRARVVEVLSELINTPLEPAPHLMAAMQSMAPFVNVSGALRNLAQDLVKISHDLRLMDSGPKTGLKEIQLPPVQPGSSIMPGKYNPVMAEMTSMVCFQVMGYDSAIALAAQAGQLELNVMMPLIAYNLIHSIEILGNTIAALTERCIEGITANQERCLAYAEGSLALVTALNTHIGYLNAAAVAKESLETGKSLRQIVLERGLMSETDLATVLNLEQMSGILPLKTE, encoded by the coding sequence ATGACTGAACACACAGACTCTCAATACCGTATCGAACGCGATTCGATGGGCGATCGCCAAATTGCTAGTAGCGTTTATTACGGCATTCAAACGCTGCGGGCAATTGAAAACTTTCCTATTAGCGGCATTAAGCCTCTACATACTTACGTAGATGCTGGATTGATAATTAAAAAAGCTACGGCAATTGTGAATGGAGAACTGAATTGTATTCCCCAAGATATTAGTCAAGCGATTGTCCAAGCAACTGATGAAATCCTAGCTGGGAAGTTCCGGGATCAGTTTGTGGTGGATGTTTATCAGGCGGGTGCTGGAACATCTCATCACATGAATGTCAACGAAGTTCTGGCAAATCGCGCCTTAGAAATTCTGGGTGAAGAAAAGGGTAATTACAAACGTGTTAGTCCTAACGATCACGTTAATTATGGGCAGTCTACCAATGATGTGATTCCTACCGCCATTCGGATTGGTGGATTATTGGCATTATCCAAGACATTGCACCCAGCAATAGATAGTGCGATCGCATCCTTAGAAAACAAAGCTGTAGAATTTCAAGATATCGTCAAATCTGGTAGAACCCACTTGCAAGATGCAGTACCAGTGCGTTTGGGTGAAAACTTTCGGGCTTGGGCGCACATTCTTGCAGAACACCAAAACCGGATTTACACCGCCTCTGGTGATTTGATGGTGCTGGGTTTGGGAGGTAGTGCAGCCGGAACGGGGTTAAATACTCATCCTCTATATCGCGCGCGTGTAGTGGAAGTTCTTTCAGAATTGATTAATACACCTTTAGAACCTGCGCCCCATCTTATGGCAGCAATGCAAAGTATGGCCCCATTTGTAAACGTTTCTGGTGCTTTACGCAACTTAGCGCAGGATTTAGTCAAGATATCTCACGATTTGCGGCTGATGGATTCGGGGCCAAAAACTGGTTTGAAAGAAATACAACTTCCCCCAGTGCAACCCGGTTCATCAATTATGCCAGGGAAATATAATCCAGTCATGGCAGAGATGACATCAATGGTGTGTTTTCAAGTGATGGGTTACGATAGTGCGATCGCATTAGCCGCACAAGCCGGACAATTAGAATTAAATGTGATGATGCCACTAATTGCCTATAACTTGATTCACAGTATCGAAATTCTCGGTAATACCATCGCCGCACTCACCGAACGCTGCATCGAGGGAATTACTGCAAATCAAGAACGTTGTTTAGCTTATGCCGAAGGTAGTTTAGCTTTAGTAACCGCACTAAATACCCACATTGGTTATTTAAATGCTGCTGCTGTAGCAAAAGAATCTTTAGAAACTGGTAAATCCCTGCGCCAGATTGTCTTAGAACGCGGGTTGATGAGTGAAACAGACTTAGCCACAGTCTTAAATCTAGAACAAATGAGTGGTATCTTACCGCTCAAAACAGAATAA
- the pgsA gene encoding CDP-diacylglycerol--glycerol-3-phosphate 3-phosphatidyltransferase, which yields MTLPNWITFSRLLGIPFLLYGLYNPTPQAQWICLAIFLVAALTDWLDGYLARKLNQISELGKFLDPLVDKLLVLAPLLVFIELGKIPAWGVFLILARELAIAGWRVNQTTITGANIWGKLKTVSQIVAIALLIAPLAEVWQTPSIIAFWISVALTLISGGIYLVPQNPAKENPQLDTKRT from the coding sequence ATGACTCTACCCAACTGGATTACCTTCTCTCGCCTATTGGGGATACCATTTCTGCTTTATGGTTTATATAATCCCACACCTCAAGCTCAGTGGATATGTTTGGCAATTTTTCTTGTTGCTGCATTAACTGATTGGTTAGACGGCTATTTGGCGCGAAAACTCAACCAAATTAGTGAGTTGGGTAAATTTCTCGATCCCTTAGTGGATAAACTTTTGGTACTTGCGCCGTTGCTGGTTTTTATTGAACTAGGAAAAATCCCTGCTTGGGGAGTGTTTTTGATTTTAGCGCGAGAATTAGCGATCGCTGGTTGGCGGGTGAATCAAACGACGATTACCGGGGCGAATATTTGGGGTAAACTCAAAACTGTTAGTCAAATAGTCGCGATCGCACTTTTGATTGCGCCTCTAGCGGAAGTTTGGCAAACTCCCTCTATAATTGCCTTTTGGATTTCTGTCGCCCTAACTTTAATCTCTGGAGGTATTTATCTTGTACCGCAAAATCCAGCTAAGGAAAATCCACAGTTAGATACAAAACGAACCTAA
- a CDS encoding DUF362 domain-containing protein, which yields MQTQNPSVSLIRATSYEREVLRESLVILLEPFGGIAAFVKKGDRVLLKPNLLTGSRPGKECITRAELVYEVAQMVIEVGGKPFLGDSPAFGSAKGVAIANGYLPILEELNLPIIDFHGQRYQTVSDNFNHLRLSKEAMEADVVINLPKVKSHAQLTLTLGVKNLFGCVPGKMKAWWHMEAGKDANRFGEMLVETARAINPNLTILDGIIGHEGNGPSNGEPRQLGILAAASDIFALDRAMVEILNVPPEQVPTVAASQRLGVCPELAAIEFPHLNPDLLKIEDWRLPDKLIPIDFGMPRVIKSTFKHLYTRFIKEPISVYGRN from the coding sequence ATGCAGACTCAAAACCCATCTGTTAGTCTCATTCGGGCTACATCTTACGAACGAGAGGTTTTAAGAGAATCCTTGGTCATTCTCCTGGAACCTTTTGGAGGAATAGCAGCATTTGTGAAAAAAGGCGATCGCGTTTTACTCAAACCCAATCTACTTACAGGATCGCGTCCTGGTAAAGAGTGTATCACCCGTGCCGAACTAGTTTACGAAGTTGCCCAGATGGTAATTGAAGTTGGCGGTAAGCCATTTTTGGGTGATAGCCCTGCTTTTGGCAGTGCCAAAGGCGTAGCAATCGCAAACGGCTATCTGCCTATTTTAGAAGAACTCAATCTTCCCATCATCGATTTTCATGGTCAACGTTACCAAACCGTCAGTGATAATTTTAACCATCTGCGACTTTCTAAAGAAGCAATGGAAGCAGACGTAGTGATTAACCTACCTAAAGTTAAATCCCATGCCCAGTTGACATTAACACTGGGCGTAAAAAACTTGTTTGGTTGCGTCCCTGGTAAAATGAAAGCTTGGTGGCACATGGAAGCTGGAAAAGATGCCAATAGATTTGGTGAAATGTTAGTAGAAACTGCTAGAGCTATTAACCCTAACTTAACCATATTAGATGGCATCATCGGTCATGAAGGAAATGGCCCGAGTAATGGTGAACCTCGCCAACTCGGTATTTTAGCAGCCGCATCAGATATATTTGCATTAGATCGGGCAATGGTAGAAATCCTCAATGTTCCTCCTGAACAAGTACCTACAGTTGCAGCTTCCCAAAGGCTAGGAGTTTGTCCAGAACTTGCTGCTATCGAGTTTCCACATTTAAATCCCGACTTATTAAAAATAGAAGATTGGCGGCTACCAGACAAGTTAATCCCCATCGATTTTGGTATGCCCCGCGTAATTAAGTCTACCTTTAAGCATCTTTACACCCGATTTATCAAAGAACCAATTAGTGTTTACGGAAGGAATTAG
- a CDS encoding S66 peptidase family protein gives MPSKILPPPLKPGDLIRVIAPSGALREFEVFEQSLEIWRARGYRLEISPQIDDKWGYLAGTDEIRRQQLAVAWQDPNCRGILCARGGFGSTRILEDWNWQQNSSLPKWLIGFSDITALLWSLYIAGISSVHAPVMVTLADEPDWSIERLFDSVEGRPLAPLKGCGWGGGVVTGTLLPGNLTVATNLLATPILPNLDGVILALEDVTEAPYRIDRMLTQWRLSGVLSQVCGIALGGFTRCEAPPTVPSFSVEEVLRDRLGDLGIPIVSDLPFGHDSPNAALPVGVEATLDGDAGILAINQ, from the coding sequence ATGCCATCCAAAATCTTACCACCGCCCTTAAAACCTGGAGACTTAATACGAGTAATTGCCCCTAGTGGTGCTTTGCGAGAATTTGAGGTATTTGAACAGAGTCTAGAAATTTGGCGAGCGCGTGGTTATCGATTAGAAATCAGTCCACAGATAGATGACAAATGGGGTTATCTAGCTGGAACGGATGAAATTCGCCGTCAGCAATTAGCAGTAGCATGGCAAGATCCTAATTGTCGCGGTATTCTTTGTGCCAGAGGCGGTTTTGGTAGCACCCGCATTTTAGAAGATTGGAATTGGCAACAAAACTCATCCCTTCCCAAGTGGTTGATTGGCTTTTCTGATATCACAGCTTTATTGTGGAGCCTTTACATAGCAGGAATTTCCAGCGTTCATGCTCCCGTAATGGTGACTTTAGCAGATGAGCCAGATTGGTCAATTGAGCGATTATTCGATTCGGTAGAAGGTCGTCCTCTCGCGCCTCTCAAAGGTTGCGGGTGGGGTGGTGGCGTAGTAACTGGTACTTTATTACCAGGTAATCTCACGGTGGCTACTAACCTTTTAGCAACACCAATCTTACCAAATCTCGATGGTGTAATTCTGGCGTTGGAGGATGTCACGGAAGCACCCTATCGCATTGACAGGATGCTGACACAGTGGCGTTTGAGCGGTGTTTTGTCTCAAGTCTGCGGTATTGCTTTAGGCGGTTTTACTCGCTGTGAAGCGCCGCCAACTGTGCCTAGCTTTAGTGTAGAAGAAGTATTGCGCGATCGCTTGGGTGATTTGGGTATTCCGATTGTCTCCGACTTACCTTTTGGCCATGATAGTCCCAATGCAGCTTTGCCAGTGGGTGTAGAAGCAACTTTAGATGGGGATGCGGGAATATTAGCTATTAACCAATAA
- a CDS encoding HhoA/HhoB/HtrA family serine endopeptidase: protein MRFLKLPRSIGQLSSYVLAIALGVVLAVSTLQVLPSQAEPAPIVIAKDTSQVNAQSQSPATAAIGSTSFVTAAVNRVGSAVVRIDTERTITRRVDPFMEDPFFRRFFGDGFSQQMPSSEQLRGLGSGFIIDKSGLVMTNAHVVDKADKVTVRLKDGRTFEGKVKGIDEVTDLAVVKINAGNDLPVAPLGSSTNVQVGDWAIAVGNPLGFDNTVTLGIVSTLKRSSAQVGISDKRLDFIQTDAAINPGNSGGPLLNGQGEVIGINTAIRPDAMGIGFAIPIDKAKAIAAQLQRDGKVAHPYLGVQMLTLTPDLAKQNNTDPNSPIQIPEINGVFVMRVVPNSPAASAGIRRGDVILQVDGKAITSAEQLQNFVEDSRLGQVLQVKVQRGNQTQQLSIRTAELQNAS, encoded by the coding sequence ATGCGATTTCTCAAATTACCCAGGTCTATAGGGCAACTCAGTAGTTATGTTTTAGCGATCGCGCTAGGAGTTGTGCTAGCGGTTAGCACATTGCAGGTGTTGCCTTCCCAAGCCGAACCCGCACCCATAGTCATAGCTAAAGATACTTCACAAGTGAATGCCCAAAGCCAATCACCAGCTACGGCTGCGATCGGCAGTACTAGCTTTGTCACAGCAGCAGTAAATCGTGTTGGTTCAGCAGTTGTTCGGATTGATACTGAGCGAACAATTACTCGTCGCGTCGATCCATTTATGGAAGACCCGTTTTTCCGTCGGTTTTTTGGTGACGGTTTCTCTCAACAAATGCCGTCTTCTGAGCAGTTACGCGGTTTAGGTTCAGGTTTCATTATTGACAAGAGCGGCTTAGTTATGACTAATGCTCATGTGGTCGATAAGGCTGATAAAGTAACAGTCCGACTCAAAGATGGCCGCACCTTTGAAGGGAAAGTTAAAGGTATTGATGAAGTTACAGATTTGGCAGTAGTCAAAATTAATGCTGGTAACGATTTACCCGTTGCACCCTTGGGTTCTTCCACTAATGTCCAAGTAGGAGATTGGGCGATCGCAGTTGGTAATCCTTTAGGATTCGATAACACCGTTACCTTGGGAATTGTCAGCACCCTCAAACGTTCCAGCGCTCAAGTTGGCATTAGCGACAAACGCTTAGACTTCATTCAAACTGATGCCGCCATTAACCCAGGTAACTCTGGCGGGCCGCTATTAAATGGCCAAGGTGAAGTGATTGGCATTAACACAGCTATTCGTCCCGATGCGATGGGGATTGGATTTGCCATTCCTATTGATAAAGCTAAAGCGATCGCAGCGCAACTGCAACGTGATGGCAAAGTTGCTCACCCTTATTTAGGCGTGCAAATGCTAACTTTAACACCCGATCTTGCCAAGCAAAATAATACCGATCCCAACTCTCCTATTCAGATACCAGAAATTAATGGTGTTTTTGTGATGCGAGTTGTCCCCAATTCACCAGCCGCATCTGCCGGTATCCGGCGCGGGGATGTAATTCTGCAAGTTGATGGTAAAGCTATTACCAGTGCTGAACAATTGCAGAACTTTGTGGAAGACAGTCGTCTTGGTCAAGTATTACAGGTGAAAGTGCAACGAGGTAATCAGACACAGCAGCTTTCAATCCGCACAGCCGAGTTGCAAAATGCGTCGTAG
- a CDS encoding DUF1995 family protein, producing MSELPNSLEDAIAQSRVAVQAALADGCTRLQVEFLFPELKFMPVAEQFVPVFTDYDSRLKIFFADAGAAALARRNWADAPFQILDIGTGRTASLETKIQPEDEIFLFVAPTSVEVPQVEKLCQVIGDRPVVFLNPRLEDSGTVGIGYAARQTRLRFTNTIESCYYLRPIDEQSALSRSYPGQWEVWLETDGEYQRIAELPTKPSGDDLDQILLKGQPQTTTDATPARKPSVFKSLQRFLKALSS from the coding sequence ATGAGTGAACTTCCTAACAGCCTTGAAGATGCGATCGCCCAATCTCGTGTAGCTGTCCAAGCTGCCCTTGCAGATGGTTGTACTCGCTTGCAAGTTGAGTTCCTGTTCCCAGAACTCAAGTTTATGCCCGTGGCGGAACAATTTGTGCCCGTGTTTACAGATTATGATTCCCGTTTGAAGATTTTCTTTGCTGATGCTGGTGCTGCGGCTCTAGCCCGCCGCAATTGGGCAGATGCACCATTTCAAATTTTAGATATCGGTACGGGAAGGACTGCTTCCTTGGAAACAAAAATTCAGCCAGAGGATGAAATTTTCTTGTTCGTTGCTCCTACTTCCGTAGAAGTACCGCAGGTGGAAAAATTGTGTCAAGTAATAGGCGATCGCCCTGTAGTCTTTTTAAATCCCCGTCTAGAAGATTCTGGAACTGTGGGCATTGGTTATGCAGCAAGGCAAACTCGCCTGCGTTTTACCAATACTATTGAATCCTGTTATTACCTGCGCCCCATAGACGAGCAAAGTGCCCTATCTCGCTCCTACCCAGGACAGTGGGAAGTTTGGCTGGAAACTGACGGCGAATATCAAAGAATTGCCGAATTACCCACAAAACCGTCGGGTGATGATTTGGATCAGATCCTTTTAAAAGGACAACCGCAAACAACTACCGATGCAACACCTGCGAGAAAACCCAGTGTGTTTAAGAGTTTGCAACGGTTCTTAAAGGCGTTGAGTAGTTAG
- the panD gene encoding aspartate 1-decarboxylase: protein MQRTLLLAKIHNCTLTGANINYVGSISIDETLLEKAGILPYEQVQVVNSANGQRFITYAIPAPGHSGVIELNGGAARLGIIGDRLIIMTYGQFTPEELKNYSPTVVIVDEKNRLLEVRRYDDLLVKV, encoded by the coding sequence ATGCAGCGTACTCTCCTTTTGGCAAAAATTCATAACTGCACCCTCACGGGGGCGAATATCAACTACGTGGGTAGTATCAGTATTGATGAAACCCTTTTAGAAAAAGCTGGTATCTTACCTTACGAGCAAGTGCAAGTAGTTAATAGTGCCAACGGTCAGCGCTTTATTACCTATGCGATCCCGGCTCCAGGCCATTCGGGAGTAATTGAGCTAAATGGGGGAGCGGCACGTCTAGGCATTATTGGCGATCGCTTGATTATAATGACTTACGGGCAGTTCACTCCAGAAGAGTTAAAAAATTACTCTCCTACGGTAGTCATTGTGGACGAAAAAAACAGGCTGTTGGAAGTTCGGCGCTACGATGACCTGCTCGTTAAGGTCTAA
- a CDS encoding inorganic diphosphatase has product MDLSRIPAQPKPGLINVLIEIAGGSKNKYEYDKELEAFALDRVLYSSVQYPYDYGFVPNTLAEDGDPLDGMVIIDEPTFPGCVIAARPIGFLEMIDGGDRDEKILCVPDKDPRYTQVKSLKDVAPHRLDEIAEFFRSYKNLEKKVTEILGWQDVDKVAALVEKSVKAYRG; this is encoded by the coding sequence GTGGATTTATCTCGTATTCCTGCCCAACCGAAACCCGGTTTGATCAACGTTCTGATTGAAATTGCTGGCGGAAGTAAAAATAAATACGAATACGACAAGGAACTAGAAGCCTTTGCTCTAGACCGAGTACTTTATTCATCGGTACAATACCCTTATGACTACGGCTTTGTACCCAATACTTTGGCTGAAGATGGCGATCCCCTCGATGGTATGGTCATAATTGATGAACCAACCTTTCCAGGCTGTGTTATTGCTGCCCGACCGATTGGCTTCTTAGAGATGATTGACGGTGGCGATCGCGATGAAAAAATCCTTTGTGTTCCTGACAAAGATCCGCGCTACACTCAGGTGAAATCCCTGAAAGACGTAGCACCACACCGCTTAGATGAAATTGCCGAATTTTTCCGTAGTTATAAAAATTTGGAAAAAAAGGTGACTGAAATTCTCGGTTGGCAAGATGTAGACAAGGTTGCAGCTTTAGTAGAAAAATCCGTAAAAGCTTATAGAGGATAA
- a CDS encoding D-alanyl-D-alanine carboxypeptidase, with protein MLELLGSGLVSLWLEMAGVQIKPMDALDALTWQSSPGLVLAPDPNPTGATTVQEYLKKLITSKVVAQNLAESQGIWMQSGPMLMANHQGTTPLPAASLTKIATSLVALKTWGPDYQFDTLVSVTGPVVNGVVQGDLVITGRGDPLFVWEEAIALGNTLNQMGIKQVKGNLIINGSFAMNFQRQPMLAGMMLKQTLNRATWGRPALYTYSIMPKGTPKPQVVIAGTVKVEAQPNPQQTLLLRHRSLPLKQLLKEMNVYSNNDMAEMLAESVGGATVVQSTAANLARVPQAEIQLINGSGLGPENRISPRAVCAMLMAIQVEASAHQLNLGDLFAMSGFDHRGTVHSRHIPLATVIKTGTLRDVSALAGVMPTRDRGLVWFAIINRGTNVWGLRTGQDQLLQSVVKQLQLPLTVPTALTPHSAINSLPQLGASSRNEILFKS; from the coding sequence ATGCTGGAATTATTGGGTTCAGGTTTGGTGTCACTCTGGCTGGAAATGGCCGGGGTACAAATCAAGCCTATGGATGCCTTGGATGCCTTGACTTGGCAAAGTAGTCCTGGCTTAGTTCTTGCGCCCGATCCCAATCCAACTGGGGCGACTACGGTGCAGGAATATCTGAAAAAGCTCATAACATCAAAGGTGGTGGCGCAAAATCTGGCTGAGAGTCAGGGAATTTGGATGCAGTCGGGGCCAATGCTGATGGCAAATCACCAAGGTACGACACCTCTGCCGGCTGCTTCTTTAACTAAAATTGCCACTTCATTAGTTGCTTTGAAAACTTGGGGGCCAGATTACCAATTTGATACTTTGGTGAGTGTCACTGGGCCAGTGGTAAATGGAGTTGTACAGGGCGATTTGGTGATTACAGGTCGTGGCGATCCTTTGTTTGTTTGGGAAGAAGCGATCGCTCTTGGTAATACTCTCAATCAAATGGGCATCAAGCAGGTAAAGGGAAATTTAATCATTAATGGCAGTTTTGCCATGAATTTCCAACGTCAACCGATGCTGGCGGGTATGATGCTCAAGCAAACACTAAATCGTGCCACTTGGGGCCGCCCGGCTCTTTATACATACTCAATCATGCCCAAGGGAACGCCCAAGCCTCAAGTCGTGATTGCGGGTACGGTGAAAGTTGAGGCTCAACCAAACCCTCAACAAACTTTGTTACTGCGTCATCGTTCATTACCCTTAAAGCAACTGCTCAAGGAAATGAATGTTTACAGTAACAACGATATGGCAGAGATGCTAGCAGAGTCAGTGGGAGGAGCAACTGTAGTTCAATCTACTGCTGCTAACCTTGCAAGAGTCCCACAAGCAGAAATTCAGTTAATCAATGGTTCTGGGCTAGGGCCGGAAAACCGCATTTCCCCTAGGGCTGTTTGTGCCATGCTGATGGCTATTCAAGTTGAAGCATCTGCCCATCAGCTAAATCTGGGTGACTTGTTCGCCATGTCTGGATTCGATCACCGAGGAACAGTACACAGCAGACACATTCCCCTAGCGACTGTGATCAAAACTGGTACTCTCCGAGATGTGAGCGCTTTAGCCGGAGTCATGCCCACACGCGATCGCGGTTTGGTTTGGTTTGCCATTATCAATCGTGGTACAAATGTTTGGGGTTTGCGAACTGGACAAGACCAACTACTACAAAGTGTTGTCAAACAATTACAATTACCTCTAACTGTTCCGACTGCTTTAACTCCCCACTCAGCCATCAACTCTTTACCCCAGCTAGGTGCAAGCAGTCGGAATGAAATTTTATTCAAAAGTTAG
- a CDS encoding class I SAM-dependent methyltransferase — protein MTKISVPPFLSGYWTDSFNLKQHLQGFLNLDAETLNLKLDAGAQQMAKLGHKDFDWEQATAFYRDKVGEFYLFDLGAWHLASYDYIENTLLLIVDRAQGRVLDFGGGIGTHTIAAALCPKVEQVFYCDINPISRDFVSYRAEQLGLNNKITFCDEIPHEESFDTIICFDVLEHLPDPSQQILQFHKLMEPEGKVILNWCFFKGVNQEHPFHIDDPEVVDTFFKTIQSNFLEIFHPYNMTARCYRKWS, from the coding sequence ATGACTAAAATATCAGTGCCACCTTTCTTAAGTGGTTATTGGACAGATTCATTTAACTTAAAGCAGCATCTACAAGGATTTTTAAATTTAGATGCAGAAACGCTAAATTTAAAGCTAGACGCAGGCGCACAACAGATGGCTAAGTTGGGCCACAAAGATTTTGATTGGGAACAAGCAACAGCTTTTTATCGTGATAAGGTAGGAGAGTTTTACTTATTTGATTTAGGAGCGTGGCATCTTGCAAGTTATGACTATATTGAAAATACGTTGTTATTGATTGTGGATCGCGCTCAAGGTCGGGTTTTAGATTTTGGTGGTGGGATTGGAACTCATACAATTGCTGCTGCTCTTTGCCCTAAAGTTGAGCAAGTATTCTACTGTGATATTAATCCTATTAGTCGTGATTTTGTTAGTTATCGAGCTGAACAGTTAGGACTGAATAATAAGATTACTTTTTGTGATGAAATACCTCATGAAGAGAGTTTTGATACAATCATTTGCTTTGATGTTTTAGAACATTTGCCAGACCCCAGTCAGCAAATTCTACAGTTCCATAAATTGATGGAACCTGAAGGTAAAGTGATTCTTAACTGGTGTTTCTTTAAAGGTGTTAATCAAGAGCATCCCTTTCACATAGACGATCCTGAAGTAGTAGACACCTTCTTTAAAACAATTCAAAGCAACTTTTTGGAAATTTTTCATCCTTACAATATGACAGCTCGTTGCTACCGGAAATGGAGTTAG
- a CDS encoding MBL fold metallo-hydrolase, translating to MSNFELSDSQSNIPEKSATLPSSPAGEFIVQFWGVRGLIATPSSDTSRYGGNTACVEMQVAGKRLIFDGGTGLRILGKAWQKLQQPLQAHLFFTNCQSNRIQGFPFFAPAFIGENCFHIYGTAASNGASIKQCLYDQMLQPHFPYPLQVMQSELQFCNLTLDSDLKLDDVTITTALINQTQRSVGYRVTWQDYSVAYVTDLHQNAEQVERERILEFIKGVDLLIANATYTPPTSHNHDSAELLWQAAVNAALNADVKRLAISHHHPDDHDDFLDQVKVDVKSAFPQAILAHEGLVLAVGK from the coding sequence ATGTCAAATTTTGAGTTGTCGGATTCCCAGAGCAACATACCTGAAAAATCTGCTACCTTGCCAAGTAGCCCAGCAGGTGAATTTATAGTGCAATTCTGGGGTGTACGGGGTTTAATTGCCACCCCAAGTAGCGATACCAGTCGTTATGGTGGTAATACCGCTTGTGTAGAAATGCAGGTAGCGGGAAAACGCTTGATTTTTGATGGCGGTACTGGTTTACGGATACTGGGTAAAGCTTGGCAAAAACTACAACAGCCACTACAAGCCCATTTATTTTTTACCAACTGCCAATCAAACCGAATTCAAGGGTTTCCCTTTTTTGCTCCCGCATTTATTGGGGAAAACTGCTTTCATATTTACGGCACAGCTGCCTCAAATGGAGCCTCAATCAAACAATGTCTGTACGATCAGATGCTCCAGCCCCACTTTCCTTATCCTTTACAGGTAATGCAGTCGGAATTGCAGTTTTGTAATCTGACTCTAGACAGCGATCTAAAGCTAGATGATGTCACCATTACAACTGCATTAATTAATCAAACTCAGAGGTCAGTCGGCTATCGAGTTACTTGGCAAGATTATAGTGTTGCCTACGTCACGGACTTACACCAGAATGCCGAACAAGTTGAGCGAGAGCGGATTTTAGAGTTTATAAAAGGTGTTGATTTACTGATTGCCAATGCCACTTATACTCCCCCAACCTCTCACAACCATGATTCTGCTGAGTTACTCTGGCAAGCTGCGGTGAATGCAGCTTTAAATGCTGATGTTAAACGGCTAGCCATTTCTCATCATCACCCAGATGACCATGATGATTTTCTTGACCAGGTTAAAGTCGATGTTAAATCTGCTTTCCCTCAAGCAATATTAGCCCATGAAGGTCTAGTTTTAGCTGTTGGTAAATAA